AAGAATAAAACGATTAATATTCATACCGGTATAAGAATAGTCAAGTAGCTAAATAGAGTACAGTTGATTCTTAGAAAGGAAATAGTCCAGAACAATTATTCTGGACTATTCTTTTATCTTGAAAAATATGGAAGGCTTTTCAATCGTTCTAGGAGGGGACGACCAATGAAACTAATGGCAATAATCTTACCAAGATCAGGAAGGATAAAGGGAAGGACACCGACAGCTAGTGCCTTATCAAATGGCATCCCAGCAAGGAAGTGGAGGCTGAGAATACCTCCGACAAAGACGAGGGAGTCACCCAAGAGGTTGGCTAGGAAAATGCGAATGTAGCCACTATTTTGATGGATGAGATAAGATGTAAGTCCTGCATAGACAAGGTCAAACCAAAGATAGCCTGCACTTGGACCGACTAAAACGTGAAATCCAGCTCCTCCCCCTGCAAAAACAGGTAAACCAATGGAACCCAGCAGGAGATAGAGAGCTACAGATAGAACAGCTTCTCTGGGTCTAAAAACAGTAGCAATCAGACCAATTGCAAAGTTTTGCAAAGTGAAGGGGACAGGACCGATAGGGAGACTGATTTGTGCCAATACGGCAATGAGAGCAGCACCGATAGCAGGGATAGCATAAATATGAGCTTTTTTCAAAACTGTTAACCTCTTTTCAAAATTATAGTAACTATTATACTAATTCAGAAACAAAAGTCAACCTATTTTTGAAATTGAGGTAACAATTTTGTGACAGCCGATTTTGCATGTAAAAAGAGACCTCAAGAGGTCTCTTACGATAATTAGCGCATGGTCACAAATTCTTCTGAGGCAGTTGGGTGGATAGCTACTGTAGCATCAAAGTCCGCCTTGGTTGCTCCCATCTTGATGGCAACAGCGAATCCTTGAATCATCTCATCCACTCCATAACCGAGTCCGTGAAGGCCAACAACTTTTTCATCAGCACCAGCGGTGATGAGTTTGAAGCGTGATTCTTGACGATGGTTTGTAACGGCAGAGTACATAGATGCAAAACTTGATTTGTAGACTTTGATGTTATCTTGGCCGTATTCTTTGATAGCTTGATCTTCAGTTAAACCAACTGTTCCGATTGCTGGGTGTGAGAAGACAACAGTAGGGATAGTCGTGTAGTCCATCTTAGCACTTGTTTTCCCATTAAAGAGACGTTCAGATAGGGTACGTCCAGCCTTGATGGCTACTGGAGTTAGTTCCTTCTCACCAGTAACGTCTCCAAGGGCATAGATACCATCTACAACAGTATTTTGATACTCATCCACTTGGATAAATCCACGTTGGTTGAGTGTAACGCCGGCCTTTTCTAACTCAAGACCATCTACATTTGGACGGCGACCGGTAGCCCAAATAACTTGGCTAGCAGTGTGACTAGAACCGTCTTCGAAATGAATGGTAATACCTTGATCCGTTTCTTCGAGCTTGACGGGTACCTTGTGTGTGTGCAAAGGTAGACCTGTTTCTTCCATTTCATTGACAAGACCTTCAACGATGTAGCTGTCAAACGTGCGCAAGGGACGATCACGACGGACAAACAAATCCGTTTTTACTCCTAGCGCGTGGAGAACACCTGCTAATTCAACGGCGATATAGCCAGCTCCAAGAATCGCAACGGATTCAGGAAGTTGCTCCCAAGCAAAGACATCGTCTGAGCTACCACCGAGTTCAGCTCCAGGGATAGTTGGGATGCTTGGGCGAGCACCAGTCGCAATTACGATATGTTTGGCACGAATCAATTCACCATCAACGCTGACTGTGTGGGAATCAACGAAATGAGCACGACCTTCAATCAAATCAACACCGTTGCGCTTGAAACTTCCATCATAAGACGAGCGGGCACGATCGATGTAGGCTTCACGATTTTGACGAAGTTTTGCGAAATCAAATTGAATATCTGAACTCGTAAACCCATAGTCAGGACCGTAGTGGTGGAAGCTTTCAGCGATCTGCGCTCCATACCACATGATTTTCTTAGGAACGCAGCCGACATTGACGCAGGTTCCACCTAATTTTTTCTCCTCGATAACAGCTGCTTTAGCACCGTGTTCGCCAGCTCGGTTCATGGTGGCAATGCCACCGCTCCCTCCACCGATGGCGATGATATCATATTCTCTCATAGAAAACTCCTTATAGCTTTGATAGTCATATTCTATCGTTTTTATTTTTTGAATGCAAAAATCTGCTACGATAAAAAAATTATAAAAACGCTTGCCAAACTCAAAAAGTTATTGTATTCTATATCTAGAACAATAACTCAATAAACGAATACCGAACGAAATAATGATCCTGAATTGTCATTGTTTCCATCTGAACTGTTATTGTTTGGGCTTGGTGTTTCTGATATAATGGTTTTTGTAAGGCAAAAATATAAAGGAGCTTAAAAATGAAAAGAAATAAGAAGGCAAAAAAATGGCAATTATACACAGCGATTGGTATTGCCAGTGCTATTGTTATCGGTGCTGCGGGAATTTTGATTTTTAGACAACCTTCCCAGTCAGCAGTCAAGGATGAAACCTCTCATATCGTTACTGCTAAGGAAGGTTCCGTTGCTTCATCGGTTCTCTTGTCAGGTACGGTTACAGCAAAAAATGAACAATACGTTTATTTTGATGCTAGTAAGGGAGATTTAGATGAAATTCTCGTTTCGGTTGGAGACAAGGTCGAAGAAGGGCAAGCTTTGGTCAAATACAGCAGTGCGGATGCTCAAGCTGCCTATGATGCAGCAGAACGTGCAGTTGCAAAGGCAGACCGTCATATCGAGGAGTTAAAAAAAGCTCGTGAAAATGCATCAGCTGCACCAGCTTCTCCACAGGTTCCAACAGAAGCTGGACTCCCAGAACAGGCGCAAGCAGCGACTTCTTCAGTATCTTCTATTGATTCTCAAATCAGTGATGCCAAGGATAATCGTGCAGATGCTGTGGCTCAGCTCAATAAGGCTCAAGCACAATTAGATGCAGCAACTGTCCTCAGTACACTAGAAGGGACTGTAGTTGAAGTTAATCGTAATGTTTCCAAATCGCCAACAGGTAATAGCCAAGTGGTAGTACATGTCGTAAGTAATGAAAACTTGCAGGTCAAAGGAGAGTTGTCTGAATACAACCTTGCTAATCTTTCTGTTGGACAAGAAGTTACCTTTACTTCGAAGGTTTATCAAGATAAGAGCTGGACAGGTAAGATTAGCTATATTTCTGATTATCCTAAAAACAACGGAGAAGCAGCAAATGCAGCCCTTGGAGGAAATACTGGCTCTAAGTACCCTTATACTGTTGATGTGACCAGCGATATCGGAGAGTTGAAACAAGGCTTCTCTGTCAGTGTGGAAGTCAAAAATAAGAGTAAGGCCATCCTTGTTCCTCTGACAAGTGTTGTTACCGAAAATGACAAAAACTATGTCTGGCTCGTTGACGACCAGAAAAAAGCCAAGAAAGTGGAAGTTACTTTGGGGAATGCGGATGCAGACAACCAAGAAATTACTTCAGGTTTGACAGACGGTGCCAAGGTCATCAGTAATCCAACATCTTCCTTGGAAGAAGGAAAAGAGGTGAAGGCTGATGAAGAAACTAATTAGTCTCAAAAATATCTGTAGAAGTTATCGAAATGGTGACCAAGAACTGCAGGTCCTTAAAAATATCAATCTAGAAGTTCATGAAGGTGAGTTTGTTGCCATTATGGGACCATCTGGTTCTGGTAAGTCTACCTTGATGAATACCATCGGAATGTTGGATACACCAACTAGTGGAGAGTACTACCTTGAAGGACAAGAAGTTGCAGGTCTTGGAGAGAAACAACTGGCCAAGGTCCGCAATCAGCAAATCGGCTTTGTCTTTCAGCAGTTCTTTCTCTTGTCCAAGCTTAATGCTCTTCAAAACGTCGAATTGCCCTTGATTTACGCGGGTGTTTCGGCTTCAAAACGTCGGAAATTGGCTGAGGAGTTTCTGGAAAAGGTTGAGCTGACGGAGCGCAGTCATCATTTGCCGTCTGAGTTATCAGGTGGTCAAAAGCAACGTGTAGCGATTGCGCGTGCCTTGGTAAATAATCCCTCTATCATCCTAGCGGACGAACCTACAGGAGCCTTAGATACCAAGACAGGAAATCAAATCATGCAGCTGTTGGTGGAGCTAAACAAGGAAGGGAAGACCATTATCATGGTCACGCACGAGCCTGAGATTGCTGCCTATGCCAAACGCCAAATTGTCATTCGTGATGGGGTCATCTCGTCTGACAGTGCTCAGGTAGAAAAGGAGGAAAACTAAGATGCAGAATCTGAAATTTGCCTTTTCATCCATCATGGCCCACAAGATGCGTTCCTTCCTGACTATGATTGGGATTATCATCGGAGTTTCGTCTGTCGTTGTCATCATGGCTCTGGGAGACTCCATGTCTCGTCAGGTCAATAAAAATATGACCAAATCACAGAAGGATATCCATGTCTTTTTCTCTCCTATTAAAAGCAAGGACGGTTCCTTCACGCAGAAACAATCCGCTTTGACAGTCAGCGGGAAAGAAGAGGATGTTCATGTTGAACCACCAAAACCACTAGAATCCTGGGTCAAGGAAGCTGCTAAACTTAAAGGAGTAGACAGTTACTATGTCACCAACTCGACCAACGTCACCCTATCTTATAAGGATAAGAAGGTTGAACGCGCGACTCTGACAGGCGGAAATAGTACCTACATGAACGCAGTTGAAAATGAAATCGTTGCGGGTAGAAGTCTAAGACCGCAAGACTACAAGGAATTTGCCAGTGTGATTTTGTTGGATGAAGAATTAGCCAAGAGTTTGTTTGATAGTCCAGAAGCTGCGGTTAATCAAGTCATCTCTGTCAATGAATTTAGTTACCGTGTGATTGGCGTTTATACTAGCAATGAAGCTAAAACTGCTAAAGCCTTTGGGATTGGTGGTCTTCCAATTACGACCAATATCTCTCTCGCAGCCAATTTTAATACTGATGAAATCTCGAATATCGTCTTTCGTGTCAATGATACTAGTCTAACGCAGACCTTGGGACCAGAGTTGGCTCGAAAACTGACCGAGATTGCAGGTCTTCAACAAGGGGAGTACCAAGTTGCGGATGCAACTGCCGCCTTCCAAGAGGTACAACAACTATTTGGTTTTATGACCACCATTATCAGTGCCATTGCAGGAATCTCTCTCTTTGTCGGGGGAACTGGTGTTATGAATATCATGCTAGTTTCGGTTACAGAACGCACGCGTGAGATTGGTCTACGTAAGGCGCTTGGAGCTACACGGGCTAATATCTTGGTACAGTTTTTGATTGAGTCTATGATCTTGACCTTGCTAGGTGGTGTCATCGGTCTTGGGATTGCTGCTGGAATGACCATGTTAGCTGGAGTACTGCTTCAAAACATGATTGCAGGTATTGAAGTTGGGGTTTCCCTCCCAATCGCTCTCTTTAGCTTGGCTGTGTCAGCCAGTG
This Streptococcus oralis DNA region includes the following protein-coding sequences:
- a CDS encoding biotin transporter BioY — protein: MKKAHIYAIPAIGAALIAVLAQISLPIGPVPFTLQNFAIGLIATVFRPREAVLSVALYLLLGSIGLPVFAGGGAGFHVLVGPSAGYLWFDLVYAGLTSYLIHQNSGYIRIFLANLLGDSLVFVGGILSLHFLAGMPFDKALAVGVLPFILPDLGKIIAISFIGRPLLERLKSLPYFSR
- the gor gene encoding glutathione-disulfide reductase, with product MREYDIIAIGGGSGGIATMNRAGEHGAKAAVIEEKKLGGTCVNVGCVPKKIMWYGAQIAESFHHYGPDYGFTSSDIQFDFAKLRQNREAYIDRARSSYDGSFKRNGVDLIEGRAHFVDSHTVSVDGELIRAKHIVIATGARPSIPTIPGAELGGSSDDVFAWEQLPESVAILGAGYIAVELAGVLHALGVKTDLFVRRDRPLRTFDSYIVEGLVNEMEETGLPLHTHKVPVKLEETDQGITIHFEDGSSHTASQVIWATGRRPNVDGLELEKAGVTLNQRGFIQVDEYQNTVVDGIYALGDVTGEKELTPVAIKAGRTLSERLFNGKTSAKMDYTTIPTVVFSHPAIGTVGLTEDQAIKEYGQDNIKVYKSSFASMYSAVTNHRQESRFKLITAGADEKVVGLHGLGYGVDEMIQGFAVAIKMGATKADFDATVAIHPTASEEFVTMR
- a CDS encoding efflux RND transporter periplasmic adaptor subunit, which codes for MKRNKKAKKWQLYTAIGIASAIVIGAAGILIFRQPSQSAVKDETSHIVTAKEGSVASSVLLSGTVTAKNEQYVYFDASKGDLDEILVSVGDKVEEGQALVKYSSADAQAAYDAAERAVAKADRHIEELKKARENASAAPASPQVPTEAGLPEQAQAATSSVSSIDSQISDAKDNRADAVAQLNKAQAQLDAATVLSTLEGTVVEVNRNVSKSPTGNSQVVVHVVSNENLQVKGELSEYNLANLSVGQEVTFTSKVYQDKSWTGKISYISDYPKNNGEAANAALGGNTGSKYPYTVDVTSDIGELKQGFSVSVEVKNKSKAILVPLTSVVTENDKNYVWLVDDQKKAKKVEVTLGNADADNQEITSGLTDGAKVISNPTSSLEEGKEVKADEETN
- a CDS encoding ABC transporter ATP-binding protein — encoded protein: MKKLISLKNICRSYRNGDQELQVLKNINLEVHEGEFVAIMGPSGSGKSTLMNTIGMLDTPTSGEYYLEGQEVAGLGEKQLAKVRNQQIGFVFQQFFLLSKLNALQNVELPLIYAGVSASKRRKLAEEFLEKVELTERSHHLPSELSGGQKQRVAIARALVNNPSIILADEPTGALDTKTGNQIMQLLVELNKEGKTIIMVTHEPEIAAYAKRQIVIRDGVISSDSAQVEKEEN
- a CDS encoding ABC transporter permease, giving the protein MQNLKFAFSSIMAHKMRSFLTMIGIIIGVSSVVVIMALGDSMSRQVNKNMTKSQKDIHVFFSPIKSKDGSFTQKQSALTVSGKEEDVHVEPPKPLESWVKEAAKLKGVDSYYVTNSTNVTLSYKDKKVERATLTGGNSTYMNAVENEIVAGRSLRPQDYKEFASVILLDEELAKSLFDSPEAAVNQVISVNEFSYRVIGVYTSNEAKTAKAFGIGGLPITTNISLAANFNTDEISNIVFRVNDTSLTQTLGPELARKLTEIAGLQQGEYQVADATAAFQEVQQLFGFMTTIISAIAGISLFVGGTGVMNIMLVSVTERTREIGLRKALGATRANILVQFLIESMILTLLGGVIGLGIAAGMTMLAGVLLQNMIAGIEVGVSLPIALFSLAVSASVGMVFGVLPANKASKLDPIEALRYE